A stretch of DNA from Anabrus simplex isolate iqAnaSimp1 chromosome 12, ASM4041472v1, whole genome shotgun sequence:
TTTTATTGCTTAAAATGTTTAGAAAATACTGAACTGGACTTACAGTAGAGTCTCCGTAATTTCACGTGAATGGGACAGAGACAACCTCAAactatagaaagaaaaaaaaatcggacttataaaattaaatgaaaaagaaaaggagaattctcaggaagatcccagtaaaggaagatgaagaattccgcagaCGGCACAATTCAGAGCTCAACGAACACAAAGAGAGGCTCTCTAATTGTGCTAGGAAAAGAAGAGTAGCCTTCTATGgacatatagtaagactgccttccaAAAGACTAACCAATTGCATgctcatcttctggcagaacaagaagatcagtaccacttggctgacagagaCTGAGAAGGGCGTTAAAGAACTTGGAATATCAGATCTTGAAGACAGGGGACTTCCTTCAGGGTATGTCGtacatggatttcaggaaaaaccacGGACGAAAAGTACCCCTTGGACAGAtcaaagaaaggagttacactggcagaaaatgcaccaatactgggcaaagatcaaagcccaatagttgaacaagcgtggtccagactaggcccattcgaaccaagaaggtTGTCCATGTAGGTCACCTCGGGCTGTTGCCAACATTACACACAGCTGCCCCTACTGCAGCGTGCCCCTCACTATCGCTCATCAGTGGTACAGTATCTGTCGTATCCTCGTCCCTTTCACACTGAGTTAGTGAACTGTGATGGACGTATCTGCACTTTCCAGTTGTTCATCACCTTTTAACCAGTCGCCTGCCAGGCTGCATTCAAGATCCCATGTATTGTGCTCAGCTTCTGCCTTGTGTAATACACTCGTGCACCAAAAACTAGCaatttattattttgttaattCAAATTTTTTAGCTTGGATTTATAGGAATACTGAACTATAAAGACTCAAAATACCAAGACTCTGCTGTGTATTTCACTCTAAGGACACTGTCTATGTTTGAAATATTGAAAGCCTCTGCTGTAGCAAAGAGAAATGGCCCATAAAAGCACCCAAGTCAGTCTTTGCTTAGATCTTCTAACCAGGTTATAAATTATTGTGAACCGACACAGGAAATCATCAAAAATATAGTGCACCTATACCTTACAGAGCTATTATTACTGAGCTGATGCACCAATATCAACTAAGGCAGACTGCACTTGTCTGCACTGTGCAGGTTGCATGCCAGTGGTATGACAGCAGGTAGCTAACGTTATAGTAACAAGTAAAGTGCTGTCCACTGTCAGGTGGATTGCCAGTGTTGCCACTGACATGCATGTGGTACTACACAACCATCAGACTGCATCTAACTTTTTACATATGCTACAGAATGAGAAGTACTGAAGCAGTCTAGTTTTCAGTTTAATTCGTCTGAAAACAAGAAACTATCCTCAATTTTAACATCTGACAGTTAGTagaagatatagatgttgattcccatagggaacctgaaatatttgtcccaaatgagtaaatttataataccaatataaatgatccgttattggacattataaattttccagctaactcattcctggttgccagcatcgAGCcgctggctccaagtagcctacgcagtggcctccacagtatgcactagccatgcatctggCTGGGTGCGCTAAGTACCAACcaacgagcccaacttagcacacgtgGGTGAAGTGATCATTACAATTACCCATTGAGTAATTATTCAAATAAATGAATATAGGAGTAACTTTGGAATGCACTGCTTACTACAGCTATTAACTATTTGTAGACTCAAGTACGCAATTTAATATTTACATACTTTACATAATTGtttacataattttgttactattTAGCAAATTCTGTGTTAAAATTACATTTCGATTAATTTGTAGAACAGGTTTTGAAAACTAACCTCAGTGTTACTGTACTTTGAAACTTCTGCAGATAATTGAGTAACTACAGTATACCgtaatatgtatatattttgtgtACATACAGTAAAATAACTGTTTAATGTAAATTACAAACATTACTTCATTAGCATAATTCAAAGCTTAACTACAAAGCCAGTCCTGAGGTGGGACTGAATTTGCAatgaagcgaaacctggacagtaagaaaggctgagcgccgaagaatagatgcatttgaactatggtgttggagaaaactccttagagttccgtggactgcgaagagatctaataagtccatattacaggaaatcaacccaggctgttcactggaaggtcaaatactcaggcaaaaactaaagtacttcagtcatatcatgagaaaacatgattcactggaaaagaccttaatgctggggaagactgatggtaacaggagaagagggcgacaacggatgaggtggattgatgacatcaaggaagccacggctctcaatttagaaagacttcggaaaatagtatacgacaggaagaaatggcgcactttggtctatggggtcacggagagtcgaaagcgactaaacgactaacaacaagtCTTTTGTAGTTTTCTGAAGAGAATGTTCTGCAATACCTACTGTAGTTATAAACGCTacctgtaatggttatagcgtccgccatgccaagtcgctacgcgccgggggcgtcatcgtatcggccccaccccccctacgctcgagcgcgccaatcacgagcaacacttcgTGCTAGGCCGGCCCcctcgcctccgtccgcggtcccacagcagagcaagatggaaattactcgactatcaatctggagtcttctatcttgtgaggttcctggatacatctagcatccggactgctctggaaggcccagagcaggtatataagagaggaacgacctgcctggagtcagtgagTAAGAGTGAgcttgagttcgctggagcgcagtcactGATGgactgggagagtgcagcctgatggagcatctgcctgttgcagccgagggctcgttcctgtttccctgatgtcgtgtgtgtgtgtcccttgaggctggctgctggaggagaacctggagtgctCTGGACCAGCGCAAAGGGAACACTGGGTGTCAACGTGTGCGGACTGCGAAcagggttcgacggattgagtgaacagcggatactatcccgacctgcgagactgacgtgtagactgtggaccgtgacagagagagagagagtgtgtgtgtgtgcatgcatgGACAGTATTAAAGTACACAGAGTCATTTagaaaatagagagagagagagagagagcgcgaactgtgTGAGTGTACTCgtgtaagttgtaatctcggctatcgcacgcgcgcgtgcgtgcgtgcgtgcgtgtaaatctctaattgtagtgctaagttaataaatcttagaaataggttcctaccaggttctgtactcatttattcacttatctaccccgccaacacgtaacaATATTTTGGAGGCTATCAGCTGTTAGACATGGCAACAATACAGTAGATACCAGTACAACAAAGGGCTATGTTACATAGATGACATACCAGCTGAGCTACACAACATATGCATGAAACTTGCACATAACAGATATGTGTGCGGCCTGCCTAATATGGCAACAAGTGTAAGGTACTGTTCTTCAAAAGTATTTCATACTTCCTGATAAGCTAAAGGCAATAACCTCATTTAGGAAGGTAAAAGAACAAAGAAGTAGCCATCAGTGAAAAGAAAATCAGAAGTAGAAGTAGTataggatgattttttttttttttttatagacaCGCTTCCCACAGAACTATGAAGGAATTCTATAGTGGAGTAAATGCAGTCCAAACATAACTTATTTTCTTAAAACTGGATCTCGGTAAAAACTTGAAAGTATCCTTACAGTGGCATTTACAAGAGTTGACACCTAATTTTATCTAACCGCAAACATATTCTGAGAGTAAATTAGTATCTAAAATAACCTACAAAAGAGCAATTAATTCTGTACCTGCTCTAAAATGATTTGGAGTAACTGTGGAGACTCCATATtcttaaataaatttttttttaacCATGAAATTTTTGAATCCAGATCTGGCTTGATAATACCATATGTGCTAATAATTTATCCCATTGTATAACCCACCCATCCTAACTTTAAGAAGGAAATTctcttttttttaaacattaatttgtTTTTATTTGCTAGAAATGAATCCTATATAAAATTCCAATTTGTCTTAAAACAATGCTAACTAATCTTTGCCCTAGTCTCGGACTCTGTTGAAACAGCAAGATCTTCGTATTGCCTCTTTTCATTCACATAATCGCGCAGTCTATTTCAACGTAtgcatgttttttgttttgttctttttttttagcTAAAAGATGGCCGGAATTACCAGTTATTTCTCAAATTCGgccattttaccccccccccccccagtcgtGACTGCAACTTTCACTAATATTGCACTTTCTTCACGCTACGCGATTTCCAATATTCTTTGCTTCTTCAATAATACAAAGCTTTTGTTTAGCCATGAACAAGCAATAAGAGAACTTGTTGCACTTTCAGCCATACTTAACACGTAATTGACGCCTCTCTTTTAACTAGTTAACTTATTCCGGGTGCAACGATGAACACAAATGATATACAGATATTACGAGGTTGGTAACAACCTTATCTCGAATAATGCACACACCTGCAATCTATTTGTGCCAACTTCTGAAAAAAAAATTGCACAGAGTATTTGTGTATATATGGAATTAGTATGACGCACATTCCACCAACTGATAAAAACCTCATTAGTATCTTGTTCCTCAAATTGGACAGTATTAAAGTACAGAAAGTCGTTTAGAAAATATAGAGTTAAACAAAATCCTCAAGTACAGTCTCTGTAACAGTTTCAAAGATCATCATGTCAGAAAACTGAATTTAACACTACAACATTTTACATATGAACAGAACGTCCTTGGATTAAATCTCCCTCCGTATCAAATAATAAATCCAATATTATCCAAGTTTTTGACTATCTTAGTTTGTACATGTACTCCAACAAATCACAGTACTGAATCTAACGATATCCGAAAACTCAAACATACAACAGCATCAACATCaccattattaaaaataataatattatggttTTATTTTCTCTTTTCCAAGTGTGCAAACGGTCACAAAAGACTGTTTGCTACAATAATCGAGGTATACAAAAAAACCTTATTTACAGCCACTCTGAGGCAACACAGCAGACTTCATTTATATACAAGACATTCCTCTGTTTACAGCGCAAGGCATACACAAACAAAAAGAATTCCAGTCCGAGATACATTTCAACACGAGCATCATGACAAATGCTTACTCCTTGCAGTGCAGGGGGGACAAAACAACTTTAACAACACTGGTTTTCTCCTCTCTTATCTTTCTCCTTCGCCTTCTAAGACGCCAACTCTTGGGCGTCAACACCCAATTCGCTCGTAGCACTATTTCTGCCATCCGCCGCTGTCGTCTTCCAAACGTCTTTCTCTACAACGGAGGCATTAGTCGCTAGAATGAGATCAGGGGGTTGTTTGTTTAAGTCGTCTGCCTCTTGTTCGCGATCCGACCCTTCACCCTTTTGCTCACCCTCCCCTTCACTTGAAACTGGGTCTGCCGGGTTGGCGGAATTGTCCGAATGCACTCTGAGGGCCACCTCGAGGTCTTGCAGAATATCCGTCTCCTTGCTCTCAATGAGCTGGAACCGATGATTGAAGAGAGTGAGGTGGGCAAAGACACAGTTTAGGTGTGCGTGAAGGTTCAGAAGTACCACCTCCCGGAAGTGACAATGGTACAGATGCGCCAACACGTGGAACAGCAGCCGAAGTATCTTGCGCACGATCGACTCAAATGAGCTAGGAAACTCGTTcgctgaaaacaaaacaaaacgtgcACATGATAACAAGTGTGAGAGGACAAAAGATCACTTACATGCActcaaattttaaactaaaaatcaAATTTATTCCTTCAGATATCTGTTTTCTCATAAGGACATGGATGATTAACCACAAGAGCAGatgcaaacaaaacaaataaacaaaatgttTTCTCTGAAAAATAAGGATGTTCTGTTTGGGATGCcataaaaattcaacattttagaACAAGCCAAGAATACAGGTCGaaaggattcatcatgctgaccacatgtcacttcataatctgcatgccttcgggccgagcagcaatcgcttggtaggctaaggtgtGTCAGGACTGTAGCGTTATCTTTGATGGTACTATATAattatcgggtgagttggccacgcggttaggggggcgcagctgtgagcttgaatccagcagatagtgggttcgaatcccactatcggcagccctgaagatggttttccgtggtttaccattttcacaccaggcaaatgctgggtctgtaccttaattaaggccacggtcgcatccttccaactcctaggtctttcctctaccatcgtcgccataagacctatctgtgtcggagcgacgtaaagccactagcaaaatatatatatatatatatgcagccCACCAGTCCATTGGgtctccaatatatatatatatatataattgggcAGTTTAGAGAGTAAGGAGACCGAGCTGTCAGGGTTTACCGCCACATCGAAATGGACAAACATGCATGTGGTTCATGCAGCCCACCAGTTTTCCAGGATGGTAGTCATTCGACAGCAATGCCTTCAGTGCCTTCTGTGGTATGGTCAACAGTGAGGCAGAGGTAGTGTCCATTGGGTCTCCAAATTCACCACACCCGGCATTCCCAGACATTTTCATGCAGGAGTTCACagatgtgccaactttcaaaagtaaaaaatcagatTCTTTTTTCAGCATATCCTGACATGTAACGACACATCATTGATgatgtaactttgaagaatatttaatacATTATAGTAATGAATTACGTAATTTCTCATatcaattatttaattatttatttataaacacTGACATATTGCATGTATCTAAGCTTTATAACATATGACTCTTCACTGTAACTATCTTAGGCCTCttataaatttctgaactagatttaggCTCAAAGCACAAGCCTTGTAGAACgggttttaaggtttaatttttttACAGAATTCTTTTTCAGGAAGCTATGATCTGAACtgagtttttgtccttgtaaatatgctttAAAAAATAGTCTCACAGTCAGCACTGCTATgtgaaaataaaaagcattacattGGAGATTCTGGCTGATTGCATCTGTCTTCCCAGTGCCCACTGAACTTCAATTGTCTCCAGCTACTGAAAGAATgaggaaaaacctgggattttcaaaaaatacaggaatactaaatctgttctcaaaatcgggatATAAGTATCCGCAGTCAGGAGGGAGGGGGCaaggaccaaaaatagggagtctcccgcttaaatcgggggGGTAAGCACATCTGGGTGCATGAAGTCACACACGAGGGACAAAATTCAATAAACCTGCAAGATCTACGGTGATAAATTGCAGAGGCATTTGAATAAAACAAGCCAGAAAACTGGAGCCCACGTGGCATAACTTGTCCATCATGTAAGGAGCTTACCAAG
This window harbors:
- the LOC136884411 gene encoding MOB kinase activator-like 2 isoform X3, whose product is MRKARRKDKEPSTPCPDDPKLYLEEAVLERKLPDIDLRVLVDLPAGLDYNEWLASHTIAFFDHINLVYGTISEFCTMSGCPDMTGPGLRTYLWFDDKGKKTRVAAPQYIDYVMTFTQKTISDESIFPTKYANEFPSSFESIVRKILRLLFHVLAHLYHCHFREVVLLNLHAHLNCVFAHLTLFNHRFQLIESKETDILQDLEVALRVHSDNSANPADPVSSEGEGEQKGEGSDREQEADDLNKQPPDLILATNASVVEKDVWKTTAADGRNSATSELGVDAQELAS